In the genome of Burkholderia sp. PAMC 26561, one region contains:
- a CDS encoding TrbG/VirB9 family P-type conjugative transfer protein, with amino-acid sequence MCALPAHALTTPGPCGTDAHIRCAVFDSTEVYRVPFRAGTATLIQLEPGEVIDGPASGMGMGDSKAWKVGAKSNWILFKPTEAHADTNLILVTDRRRYAVELVTADRGEAAVWSLNFTYPDTRAREAQATAKKQALAADRARSSAATSVHANENFDMQGDTVLAPTSMWDDGRFTYFRYATTRDLPDINRVLPDGSEALVNSHVDGDTVVVHETAAKFMLRLGQSVLGVRNNGYTPDGQFNTTGTTVPGTVRITKEHQ; translated from the coding sequence GTGTGCGCGCTCCCTGCTCACGCGTTGACGACACCTGGACCGTGTGGCACGGACGCCCATATTCGCTGTGCTGTGTTCGATTCGACGGAAGTTTATCGCGTGCCGTTTCGGGCTGGTACCGCAACACTTATCCAGCTGGAGCCCGGCGAGGTGATCGATGGTCCTGCATCCGGGATGGGTATGGGCGATTCGAAGGCCTGGAAAGTGGGTGCGAAGAGCAATTGGATTTTGTTCAAGCCCACGGAGGCGCATGCGGATACCAATTTGATTTTGGTCACTGATCGCCGACGCTATGCGGTTGAGCTCGTCACCGCAGATCGTGGCGAGGCTGCTGTGTGGTCGCTCAATTTCACCTATCCGGACACGCGAGCGCGTGAGGCGCAGGCGACGGCCAAGAAACAGGCGCTGGCCGCCGACCGCGCGCGTAGCAGCGCGGCAACCTCCGTTCACGCAAACGAGAACTTCGACATGCAGGGCGATACCGTGCTTGCGCCTACGTCGATGTGGGACGACGGTCGTTTCACGTATTTCCGATACGCCACGACACGTGATTTGCCGGACATCAATCGCGTGCTTCCAGACGGATCGGAAGCGTTGGTGAATTCGCATGTGGATGGTGACACGGTTGTCGTGCACGAGACGGCGGCCAAGTTCATGTTGCGCCTTGGGCAGTCAGTGCTGGGGGTGCGCAACAACGGCTACACGCCCGACGGTCAGTTCAACACGACCGGCACCACGGTTCCCGGCACCGTGCGCATCACGAAGGAGCATCAGTAA
- the virB10 gene encoding type IV secretion system protein VirB10, with protein sequence MNGIESGSEREGHGHDGEGNPSGMSSISGEAGAGATGGMAGDRGMPNLKQTRKKANVNKLTAVAIAVIALATVTLGGAMFAKRLQDQHNQAKADSRAAPKEMGADTGHDFAVDADRLKREKAAAAEQASIAAAQSAASMPVPSGAPASAVAITSTGARGGAAAQPAPHVETVAERRLDGDVLLNNGGSGAPNDTRSSSGKGASLVPVVARGVTGGLDDRLTPSALASVKASFLPDLDYLLKRGIIIPCGQRTKIVTTYPGATSCIVTKDVYSADGQTLLIERGSEATGEQRTSLMQGQARIFVLWSRIDMPNGVTIPLDSPGSDSLGASGLNAYVDTHFWDRFGGAIMVSLIGDFGQAASNRSLGSGNNQIQFSNTSSAGQSLADDTLKNTIDIPPTAYSNQGSALNIFVARDVDFRSVYDLEHQQ encoded by the coding sequence ATGAACGGAATCGAATCTGGCTCGGAACGTGAAGGTCATGGCCACGACGGCGAAGGAAATCCTTCAGGGATGTCATCGATATCGGGAGAGGCGGGCGCTGGGGCCACGGGTGGTATGGCCGGCGATCGCGGGATGCCGAACCTCAAGCAGACGCGCAAGAAAGCGAATGTCAACAAGTTGACCGCTGTGGCGATCGCCGTGATCGCCTTGGCGACCGTGACATTAGGTGGTGCGATGTTCGCCAAGCGTTTGCAGGACCAGCACAACCAGGCCAAGGCTGATTCGCGCGCAGCACCGAAGGAAATGGGCGCTGATACTGGACACGATTTTGCAGTGGATGCGGACCGTTTGAAGCGCGAAAAAGCCGCAGCGGCCGAGCAAGCGTCCATTGCGGCCGCGCAGTCAGCCGCATCGATGCCCGTGCCGAGCGGCGCGCCCGCGAGTGCTGTCGCGATAACAAGCACTGGCGCGCGTGGGGGCGCGGCGGCACAACCCGCGCCACACGTGGAGACCGTTGCGGAGCGACGTCTCGATGGAGATGTATTGCTGAACAATGGCGGCAGTGGCGCTCCGAATGACACCAGAAGTAGCAGTGGCAAGGGCGCAAGTCTCGTCCCTGTTGTCGCGCGCGGCGTCACCGGCGGTCTGGATGACCGGCTCACGCCCTCGGCGCTAGCCAGCGTCAAAGCGAGCTTTCTCCCTGATCTGGACTATCTGCTCAAGCGGGGGATCATCATCCCGTGCGGTCAGAGGACCAAGATCGTTACAACCTATCCTGGCGCGACTTCCTGCATCGTTACCAAGGACGTGTACTCAGCAGACGGTCAAACACTCCTGATCGAGCGTGGCAGCGAAGCTACCGGTGAACAGCGCACCTCGCTCATGCAGGGTCAGGCGCGCATCTTCGTGCTGTGGTCACGCATCGATATGCCCAATGGCGTCACCATTCCATTGGACTCGCCGGGCTCGGATTCGCTTGGCGCAAGCGGACTTAATGCCTACGTCGATACCCATTTCTGGGATCGTTTCGGCGGCGCCATCATGGTGAGCCTCATTGGCGACTTTGGGCAGGCCGCGAGCAACCGGTCGCTTGGCAGCGGCAACAACCAGATTCAGTTTTCGAACACCTCGTCGGCTGGGCAAAGCCTGGCTGACGACACCCTCAAAAACACCATCGATATCCCGCCGACCGCGTACTCGAATCAGGGTTCCGCGTTGAACATTTTCGTGGCACGCGATGTGGACTTCAGGAGCGTCTATGACCTCGAACACCAGCAGTAA
- a CDS encoding ATPase, T2SS/T4P/T4SS family → MTSNTSSNVGSAHAASIHTASTHFDSSKTVRSYLGSTGIAEKMATQGVTEVTINRPHEMWTETVDGWQQHAAPALSFDLCKKLADALTIYNKASPPLSALAPIKPVRLPDGERGQVMTAPACEPGTVSMTIRIPSTVRFSKDDYVRAGTLTGFVDVSPSVLAGSAAVRRMPGLLDDGVRDAAPIEFVPAGVTLAPFELEMLAAKATRNVPRLFELAIKHKLNIVTVGGVGSGKTTLMKMLADLVPPTTRIGTIEDTHELSLPNHPNHVHMFFSDSLPAKEIVRSTLRMKFDRVFLTELRGDETWDYLTLLNTGTDGGMTSVHANDCASAFSRIATLVKASQVGQTLDWSYILHEVKTTIDVVLFMERKRLTQIHYDPVEKWKLLRGLA, encoded by the coding sequence ATGACCTCGAACACCAGCAGTAATGTCGGGTCCGCCCATGCTGCGTCAATCCATACTGCATCGACCCATTTCGATTCGAGCAAAACAGTCCGCAGCTATCTTGGTTCAACCGGCATTGCCGAAAAAATGGCGACCCAAGGTGTCACAGAAGTGACGATCAACCGTCCACATGAGATGTGGACCGAGACGGTCGATGGATGGCAGCAACACGCAGCGCCCGCCCTGTCGTTCGATCTTTGCAAGAAGCTGGCGGACGCGTTGACGATCTACAACAAGGCGTCCCCGCCTTTGTCAGCCCTCGCGCCAATCAAGCCAGTGCGCTTGCCCGACGGCGAACGCGGCCAGGTCATGACTGCGCCCGCGTGTGAGCCGGGCACAGTCTCGATGACCATCCGAATTCCGAGCACGGTTCGCTTTTCCAAAGACGATTATGTTCGTGCGGGCACGCTGACAGGGTTCGTGGATGTATCTCCGTCGGTGCTTGCGGGATCGGCTGCTGTACGGCGTATGCCTGGCTTGTTGGATGACGGTGTTCGGGATGCTGCACCCATCGAATTTGTGCCGGCCGGCGTCACGCTTGCGCCCTTCGAGCTGGAGATGCTTGCGGCGAAAGCAACGCGCAACGTTCCGCGGCTATTCGAGCTGGCGATCAAGCACAAGCTCAACATCGTGACGGTTGGTGGTGTCGGGTCCGGTAAGACGACCCTCATGAAGATGTTGGCCGATCTCGTGCCACCCACCACGCGCATTGGCACGATCGAAGACACGCACGAACTGTCGTTGCCGAACCATCCCAACCACGTGCACATGTTCTTTAGCGACAGCTTGCCGGCGAAAGAAATCGTCCGCTCGACGTTGCGCATGAAATTCGACCGCGTGTTTTTGACCGAGCTGCGCGGCGATGAAACGTGGGATTACCTCACGCTGCTTAATACCGGTACCGATGGCGGCATGACCTCCGTGCATGCGAACGATTGCGCGTCTGCCTTCTCGCGAATCGCGACACTGGTCAAGGCAAGCCAGGTTGGCCAGACGCTCGACTGGAGTTACATCCTGCATGAGGTGAAGACCACCATCGACGTCGTGCTCTTCATGGAACGGAAACGCCTGACCCAGATCCACTACGACCCGGTGGAGAAGTGGAAGCTCTTGCGGGGGCTCGCATAA
- a CDS encoding type IV secretory system conjugative DNA transfer family protein — MTIQSKILVSALAAAGVAAVAVGGQYAGAALFAKMQHLPSSVVGIFTLRDYWHAYGDVPAVKKALAACTFVSMAIPVGAITAACFAAFGTAKRELHGSARFAKAHEIRKTGLLDGEDGKPALIVGKYRGKYLTFPGQQFIMLAAPTRSGKGVAVAIPNLLTYPDSMVVLDLKLENYKYTSAYRQKYGQKVFLWAPFAEDGKSHGWNVFDSIAHRPEHLRIGDVQAIGLKFYPTNVEAKTKFWNDLARNLFVGLSLYLMETASTERYCTLGEIFRQSSGMGRPIKEHIAQLRATKGLSEACTGALNRFLASGDEVLSSILSTFNAPLLIFDNPIVDAATSHSSFDINEVRRQRMTIYIGIQPNRLEDAALLVNLFFSQLIDLNTSVLPEHDASLKYQCTLVLDEFTAIGRVNIIDTSNAFIAGYDLRLLTIIQAVSQMERPSLYGKEGTRTLVVNHAAKVVYPPKDHQEAKDLSDALGYFTETSISKSRTPGKPRGENHSDQKRALMMPQELEEMGQDEEILLGFGKPIRCKKAFYYNDPVFVDRLKEMSPSLRGLGEDLPTETQLKAAAGANELCTGDVPVIDPIEWQAKRRAATAVRREDGTRVARATDLVAMRDAEVSVALAAVLAEGVYADLLELTGKRFNFADTGSQASAARGSRSPIQEEITHG, encoded by the coding sequence ATGACGATTCAATCAAAGATCCTCGTGAGCGCACTTGCAGCCGCCGGCGTTGCGGCCGTTGCGGTGGGCGGCCAGTACGCGGGCGCTGCGCTCTTCGCAAAAATGCAGCACTTGCCGTCGTCGGTGGTTGGCATCTTTACGTTGCGCGACTACTGGCATGCCTATGGCGATGTACCTGCCGTCAAGAAAGCGCTTGCCGCATGTACGTTTGTGTCGATGGCCATTCCCGTTGGTGCGATCACGGCTGCTTGCTTTGCTGCGTTCGGTACGGCCAAACGCGAGCTTCATGGCAGTGCTCGGTTCGCGAAGGCGCATGAAATCCGCAAGACCGGATTACTCGATGGCGAAGACGGCAAGCCCGCGCTGATCGTCGGCAAGTATCGAGGCAAATATCTGACTTTTCCGGGCCAGCAATTTATCATGCTCGCCGCGCCTACGCGATCGGGAAAAGGCGTGGCCGTAGCGATCCCGAATCTCCTCACCTATCCGGATTCGATGGTCGTCCTGGACTTGAAGCTGGAGAACTATAAGTACACGTCCGCCTACCGACAAAAGTATGGGCAGAAGGTATTCCTGTGGGCTCCCTTTGCGGAAGATGGCAAGTCGCACGGGTGGAATGTGTTCGACTCGATCGCTCATCGCCCGGAGCATCTTCGCATTGGCGACGTACAGGCGATTGGCCTTAAGTTCTATCCAACCAACGTCGAGGCCAAAACCAAGTTCTGGAATGACCTAGCGCGCAACCTGTTCGTGGGCTTAAGCCTGTATCTCATGGAGACGGCGAGCACAGAGCGCTATTGCACGCTTGGCGAGATCTTCCGTCAGTCGTCCGGCATGGGGAGACCGATCAAGGAGCACATCGCGCAGTTGCGGGCCACTAAAGGTCTGTCTGAGGCGTGTACCGGTGCATTGAACCGTTTCCTGGCGTCCGGCGACGAGGTTCTGTCTTCGATCTTGTCGACCTTCAATGCGCCGTTGCTGATTTTTGATAACCCGATCGTCGACGCGGCGACCAGCCATTCGTCCTTTGACATCAACGAAGTGCGCCGCCAGCGCATGACGATCTATATCGGGATCCAACCAAACCGGCTCGAGGACGCAGCGCTTCTCGTGAACCTGTTCTTTTCACAGCTGATCGATCTGAACACTTCGGTGCTGCCCGAGCACGACGCGTCGCTCAAATATCAATGCACGCTGGTGCTCGACGAGTTCACGGCCATTGGCCGAGTGAACATCATCGATACGTCGAACGCGTTCATTGCGGGCTATGACCTGCGCTTGCTCACGATTATCCAGGCGGTGTCACAGATGGAACGCCCGTCGTTGTATGGCAAGGAAGGTACGCGCACGCTCGTCGTGAACCACGCGGCCAAGGTGGTTTATCCGCCTAAGGATCATCAGGAAGCGAAGGATCTGTCCGACGCACTGGGCTATTTCACGGAAACGTCGATTTCAAAAAGCAGGACGCCCGGTAAGCCGCGCGGTGAGAATCATTCGGATCAGAAGCGCGCGCTGATGATGCCGCAAGAGCTCGAAGAGATGGGACAGGACGAGGAAATCTTGCTCGGCTTTGGTAAGCCGATCCGCTGTAAGAAAGCGTTCTATTACAACGATCCGGTGTTTGTGGACCGACTCAAGGAAATGAGCCCGTCGTTGCGCGGTCTTGGCGAAGACCTGCCGACCGAGACGCAGCTTAAGGCGGCCGCAGGCGCGAACGAGCTCTGCACAGGCGATGTGCCAGTAATTGATCCGATCGAATGGCAGGCAAAGCGTCGCGCCGCGACCGCAGTACGGCGTGAGGACGGAACGCGCGTCGCGCGGGCGACGGATCTCGTTGCGATGCGAGATGCCGAGGTGTCAGTCGCGCTCGCGGCCGTGCTCGCCGAAGGCGTCTATGCCGACTTGCTGGAACTAACCGGCAAGCGATTCAACTTCGCGGACACAGGTAGCCAGGCCAGCGCGGCCCGTGGCTCTCGTTCGCCTATTCAAGAGGAAATCACTCATGGCTGA
- a CDS encoding LPD7 domain-containing protein — translation MLAVGVLSDLGSERAYRVWASGDSEDLKLIADPQVREKAFETIVDNMHMPQYREALSQVDYGLEREALRTFNARSDIKVESPTSAANSAAQAPAAVTPVSAPADLSAAATTVSTPQAPNAAHDSEAVEENAIEAVPAPTRQILPNQVPDSEKRREAEEKIPRRNAGARLLDAFTRSLVGRERTGSANEISSPAVMTKDGYAVPEAIASRYVVRDGDFWRFDEKDPSNADKHEPKFTDKGPRLATREDDRGTAADMVTVAQAKGWQQITLKGSEPFRRNAWMEAQLAGIKTHGFEPKEQDRAMLEAARRELDTLTITAGQRVPDASRPQSPPTAAPTTELRAKQPPERRVDNLSAAASTAAAPVDTLSQAASASPATPTPSEPTAPTPSVRSTEPTAISASAEPIVPEIRPAPVQPNQNVLLAHGAAPYKHDKDNADSYYVSYRESDGATKTVWGKDLERAIRDSGAESGDALTLENLGSRPVTVNRSIKDTEGKVVGVEQIETRLNVWDIQKQERQSPDAQDSTAYAMNVAGLREQVEKALAGQPDNVVREVMDRLAERLQAGIAVQTEQHKAPSPARDLKLAIDTRLAQVDVDREARQAIAQAPKPQRNPERDVAKQTAPSVAR, via the coding sequence ATGTTGGCTGTCGGTGTGTTGTCTGATCTCGGCAGCGAGAGAGCCTATCGAGTATGGGCGTCGGGAGACTCGGAAGATCTGAAGCTAATCGCAGATCCGCAGGTGCGTGAAAAGGCGTTCGAGACGATTGTTGACAACATGCATATGCCGCAGTACCGAGAAGCTTTGTCGCAGGTCGATTACGGTCTGGAGCGCGAGGCGTTGCGAACTTTTAACGCACGCAGCGATATCAAAGTCGAAAGCCCCACGTCGGCCGCAAATAGCGCAGCGCAGGCCCCGGCTGCGGTCACACCTGTTAGCGCGCCGGCGGATCTGTCCGCCGCCGCAACTACAGTGTCGACGCCGCAAGCGCCAAACGCGGCGCACGACAGCGAGGCCGTTGAGGAAAACGCCATCGAAGCGGTACCAGCCCCCACGCGCCAGATCTTGCCCAATCAAGTGCCGGATTCCGAGAAGCGCCGCGAAGCTGAGGAAAAGATCCCGCGCCGCAATGCCGGCGCGCGTCTGCTAGACGCTTTTACGCGATCGCTTGTCGGCCGTGAGCGCACGGGCAGCGCTAACGAGATTTCTTCACCGGCTGTCATGACGAAGGACGGCTACGCCGTGCCTGAGGCAATTGCATCCCGCTACGTCGTGCGCGATGGCGATTTCTGGCGCTTTGATGAGAAGGATCCAAGCAACGCCGATAAGCATGAGCCGAAGTTCACCGACAAAGGCCCGCGCCTGGCAACACGTGAAGACGATCGCGGCACGGCAGCAGACATGGTTACCGTTGCGCAAGCGAAGGGCTGGCAACAGATCACGCTCAAGGGAAGCGAACCGTTCCGTCGCAACGCATGGATGGAAGCCCAGCTTGCGGGAATCAAAACCCACGGATTCGAGCCGAAAGAACAAGACCGCGCGATGCTCGAAGCGGCACGCCGCGAGCTCGACACGTTGACCATCACCGCCGGTCAACGTGTCCCCGACGCTTCGCGACCGCAGTCGCCACCGACAGCGGCACCTACAACTGAACTGAGAGCCAAGCAGCCGCCCGAGCGTCGAGTGGACAACCTTAGTGCGGCTGCGTCCACCGCTGCGGCGCCAGTGGACACACTCTCACAGGCCGCGTCTGCTTCTCCGGCCACTCCTACCCCTTCAGAGCCCACCGCTCCGACTCCTTCTGTTAGATCGACAGAGCCGACCGCAATTTCAGCATCGGCCGAGCCAATTGTTCCTGAAATACGCCCGGCCCCGGTACAGCCTAATCAAAACGTGCTCTTAGCGCATGGCGCAGCACCGTACAAGCACGACAAGGACAACGCTGACAGTTACTACGTCTCATATCGCGAATCCGACGGCGCCACAAAGACGGTATGGGGTAAGGATCTGGAACGCGCTATCCGGGATTCGGGCGCTGAGTCAGGTGACGCACTCACGCTTGAAAACCTCGGCTCGCGCCCGGTCACCGTCAATCGGTCGATCAAAGATACTGAAGGCAAGGTAGTAGGAGTCGAGCAAATCGAAACGCGGCTCAACGTCTGGGACATCCAGAAGCAGGAAAGACAATCTCCGGACGCTCAGGACTCGACCGCTTACGCAATGAACGTTGCGGGCTTGCGCGAACAGGTTGAGAAAGCGCTAGCGGGTCAGCCAGATAACGTCGTGCGGGAGGTGATGGATCGGCTGGCCGAGCGTCTTCAAGCCGGAATTGCAGTGCAGACGGAGCAGCACAAGGCGCCCTCGCCCGCACGAGATCTGAAGCTGGCGATTGATACGCGCCTGGCTCAAGTCGATGTTGACCGCGAGGCCCGTCAAGCAATCGCACAAGCGCCAAAACCACAGCGCAATCCTGAGCGCGACGTCGCGAAACAAACCGCACCGAGCGTCGCGCGATAA
- the stbB gene encoding StbB family protein, which translates to MNIAVINFSGNVGKSTIARHLLAPRVRDAKVIAVESINADDGAQETDEKFRGRQFSELQARLLSGDNVVVDVGASNVESFVALMSEYDGSHDDFDLFVVPVVSAEKQQRDTVATLLNLANMGIAREKIVVVFNQVDRVLGFQESQFSSIFSFYNLKRSFRLDRDAVLYQSDVYKYAAEAGRSMDAVLTDPTDYKSAIAETPASSEKNRLVALLGLRRLALRVNAELDAVFEAIVRPAMTIAVGARDE; encoded by the coding sequence ATGAATATCGCCGTAATCAATTTTTCGGGCAACGTCGGCAAGAGCACGATTGCGCGGCATCTGCTAGCGCCGCGTGTTCGCGATGCCAAGGTCATCGCCGTTGAATCAATTAATGCTGACGATGGCGCACAGGAGACTGACGAAAAATTTCGAGGTCGGCAGTTCTCGGAATTGCAAGCTCGTTTGTTGTCGGGGGATAACGTGGTGGTTGACGTAGGCGCATCCAATGTCGAGTCCTTCGTCGCGCTGATGAGCGAATACGACGGTTCGCATGACGATTTTGATTTGTTCGTCGTGCCCGTTGTCAGCGCGGAAAAACAGCAACGCGACACCGTTGCCACCCTCTTAAATCTCGCGAACATGGGTATTGCCCGCGAGAAAATTGTTGTGGTCTTCAATCAGGTCGATCGAGTGCTCGGATTTCAAGAAAGCCAATTCAGCTCAATCTTCAGCTTCTATAACCTGAAAAGGTCGTTTCGCCTGGATCGTGACGCAGTGCTCTACCAAAGCGACGTCTATAAGTATGCCGCCGAAGCTGGCCGCAGCATGGATGCCGTGTTGACAGACCCAACCGACTACAAATCAGCAATTGCAGAAACCCCAGCCAGTTCCGAGAAAAACCGGCTTGTCGCTCTTTTAGGTCTGCGTCGCTTGGCCTTACGCGTCAACGCCGAGCTCGACGCTGTATTTGAAGCAATCGTTCGTCCGGCCATGACGATTGCTGTTGGTGCGCGCGATGAGTGA
- the ssb gene encoding single-stranded DNA-binding protein: MVNRVTLTGHLGADPDVKDLSAGVVANCRLATTDYFKDRASGTMKEATEWHRLVFFGRYAEIARDFLAKGSRIYIDGRLRTRKWSSNGQDRYTTEIVVESLEMIGAPRGHAHPEGETDAGAPMPSDGDEWVRAYDEAELSQGIAQ, encoded by the coding sequence ATGGTAAATCGAGTAACGCTGACTGGCCACCTAGGCGCCGACCCGGACGTGAAGGACCTGAGTGCAGGGGTCGTCGCCAATTGTCGACTCGCGACGACCGACTACTTTAAGGACCGAGCGAGCGGCACCATGAAAGAGGCCACGGAATGGCACCGCCTTGTGTTCTTCGGACGTTATGCCGAAATTGCACGGGACTTTTTAGCGAAGGGCTCTCGCATCTATATCGACGGTCGGCTGCGCACGCGCAAATGGTCCAGCAATGGCCAGGACCGGTACACCACTGAAATCGTTGTCGAATCGCTCGAAATGATTGGCGCACCACGTGGTCACGCTCACCCGGAAGGAGAAACCGACGCGGGCGCACCGATGCCAAGCGATGGAGACGAGTGGGTTCGTGCGTATGACGAAGCGGAGTTATCTCAGGGTATCGCTCAGTGA
- a CDS encoding PH domain-containing protein, with product MKRTDHDLRSNVRAIAIPLSIDQPTVVEFLGSPNWAVNLPFYLKCALASIAGLAVVWKSAAWPTLIPFFLLISGTVGIAIAIGLRAATTAQTQIVIDSVRMTMRYGILSRRVASVEMYRVQNVECVSSWWERLMGFGTLVVESSDVNHPRWTLRGMPDVEVLREWMNLAAIARRDAKGIREVNMGRV from the coding sequence ATGAAAAGAACCGACCATGATCTTCGCTCAAACGTTCGCGCTATCGCAATTCCGCTGTCGATCGATCAGCCAACAGTGGTCGAGTTTCTCGGATCGCCGAACTGGGCCGTGAACCTGCCGTTTTATTTGAAGTGCGCATTGGCCTCGATCGCGGGTTTGGCCGTTGTGTGGAAGTCCGCCGCGTGGCCCACGCTAATTCCGTTCTTTTTGTTGATATCGGGGACGGTCGGGATTGCTATCGCTATCGGCCTGCGTGCTGCCACGACGGCGCAAACACAAATTGTGATCGATAGCGTTCGCATGACCATGCGCTACGGCATTTTGAGCCGACGCGTAGCGAGCGTTGAAATGTATCGCGTCCAGAACGTCGAGTGCGTGAGCAGCTGGTGGGAACGGCTAATGGGCTTCGGGACGCTGGTTGTCGAGAGCAGCGACGTCAATCATCCCCGATGGACATTGCGTGGCATGCCGGATGTTGAGGTTTTGCGCGAGTGGATGAATCTTGCAGCGATCGCGCGACGGGACGCCAAAGGCATTCGCGAAGTCAACATGGGACGCGTCTGA
- a CDS encoding plasmid mobilization protein: MSHAAKSTKRGRRAMAAETQLAKRVGFRLTDAEHRAYLAKVGASGMSASEFFRDCVLTNRTRIVARQPLSIDKKRALLVVNKSGNNLNQIAHVLNAARLDSSATESTYLAALDALESIELLLKAHLQNVA, translated from the coding sequence ATGAGCCACGCCGCTAAATCCACTAAGCGTGGACGCCGTGCGATGGCAGCTGAGACACAGTTGGCCAAGCGGGTCGGATTTCGGCTGACTGATGCGGAACACCGTGCGTATCTGGCAAAAGTTGGAGCATCCGGCATGAGCGCGTCTGAATTTTTTCGTGATTGTGTACTGACCAACCGCACGCGGATCGTTGCGCGTCAACCGTTGAGCATCGACAAAAAGCGTGCGCTGCTGGTCGTCAATAAATCCGGCAACAACCTGAATCAGATCGCCCATGTGTTAAACGCAGCGCGTTTGGATAGTAGCGCGACGGAAAGTACCTATCTCGCGGCCCTCGATGCGTTGGAAAGCATTGAACTGCTTTTAAAGGCGCACCTGCAAAATGTTGCTTAG